From a single Sorghum bicolor cultivar BTx623 chromosome 5, Sorghum_bicolor_NCBIv3, whole genome shotgun sequence genomic region:
- the LOC110435803 gene encoding protein lingerer-like has translation MAAAGRRLDDEELVEYILTGLGEDYTSLVTTLTARVEPITVGELYSQLLNFETRMDLTYGGNSPGSGSANAASRGRGGFARGGRNQGGHGGQNNQRGRGRDSASARGRGNVNNASQRDGGRDGYNNNNHRAPPSDGDERPLCQVCFKSGHTADRCWHRYNENYVPDPKLVAAAMNSYTIDNNWYTDTGATDHITGELEKLSFRNKYNGGDQIHTASGAGSGNEEYNS, from the exons ATGGCTGCAGCCGGACGACGGCTTGATGATGAAGAACTGGTAGAGTATATACTCACCGGACTAGGAGAAGACTACACTTCTCTAGTCACAACTCTAACTGCTAGGGTCGAGCCCATCACAGTTGGGGAGTTGTACTCACAACTTCTTAACTTTGAGACTCGTATGGACCTGACCTATGGAGGCAATAGTCCAGGGTCTGGATCCGCGAACGCCGCCAGTCGGGGACGTGGTGGTTTCGCAAGAGGAGGCCGCAACCAAGGAGGACATGGCGGCCAGAACAATCAGCGTGGCCGCGGGCGCGACAGTGCTTCGGCACGTGGTCGCGGCAACGTCAACAACGCGTCGCAAAGGGATGGCGGGCGCGATggctacaacaacaacaaccaccGTGCACCGCCATCTGATGGCGATGAACGCCCTCTATGCCAAGTCTGCTTCAAGTCCGGGCACACAGCGGATCGATGCTGGCACAGGTATAATGAGAACTATGTGCCAGATCCGAAGCTAGTCGCAGCTGCAATGAACTCCTACACCATTGACAACAATTGGTACACCGACACCGGCGCCACCGATCATATCACAGGTGAGCTGGAGAAGCTGTCTTTCAGAAACAAGTACAATGGAGGAGATCAGATCCACACAGCAAGTGGTGCAG GATCAGGCAACGAAGAATACAATTCTTAG